The proteins below come from a single Tissierella sp. MB52-C2 genomic window:
- a CDS encoding double-cubane-cluster-containing anaerobic reductase → MLKLPENFESYEEARREGFLKVKALKEKGTPVVGVFCTYTPIELIHAAGAVAVSLCGTSDVPIHHAEKHLPKNLCPLIKSSYGFAVSDTCPYFYFSDLVVGETTCDGKKKMYELLNELRPTHVMHLPQGQDKEHGFKYWREELVRLKEVLEEKFNLEITEEMLRDEIRERNRERKVLLDFYELGKLNPSPISGHEVNETMEALGFQFDRKAQCDFIEERTKELRKKYENELKGTKSNRPRILITGCPVGGVREKVLKTIEDSGADIVAFENCSGVREKANLVDETIDPIDALTEKYLNVSCSVMTPNPRRFEALDEMIDEYEIDGVIEVVLQACHTFNVESYNIKRFVTEKKDKPYLYIETDYSKLDVGQINTRINAFLEMI, encoded by the coding sequence ATGCTAAAATTACCAGAGAACTTTGAGAGCTACGAAGAAGCTAGAAGGGAAGGCTTCTTAAAGGTAAAGGCTTTAAAGGAAAAAGGAACTCCAGTAGTTGGAGTTTTTTGTACATATACACCTATTGAACTTATTCATGCTGCGGGGGCTGTGGCAGTTAGTCTATGTGGTACTTCTGATGTACCAATACATCATGCAGAAAAACATCTGCCTAAAAACCTATGCCCCCTTATAAAGTCTAGTTATGGATTTGCAGTATCAGATACCTGTCCATATTTTTATTTCTCTGATTTAGTAGTTGGCGAGACAACCTGTGATGGTAAAAAGAAAATGTATGAATTATTAAATGAATTAAGACCTACTCATGTCATGCACTTACCTCAAGGACAAGATAAAGAACATGGATTTAAATATTGGAGAGAAGAATTAGTTAGACTAAAGGAAGTCCTAGAAGAAAAATTCAATTTAGAGATTACAGAGGAAATGTTAAGAGATGAAATAAGGGAAAGAAATAGAGAAAGAAAAGTACTACTAGACTTCTATGAACTAGGTAAATTAAATCCTTCGCCAATATCAGGTCACGAAGTAAATGAAACCATGGAAGCTTTAGGTTTTCAATTCGATAGAAAAGCTCAATGTGACTTTATAGAAGAAAGAACTAAAGAGTTAAGAAAGAAATATGAAAACGAATTAAAAGGAACAAAGTCAAATAGACCGAGGATACTTATTACTGGCTGCCCTGTAGGAGGAGTAAGGGAAAAGGTTCTAAAAACCATAGAGGATTCAGGAGCGGATATAGTTGCTTTTGAAAACTGTAGTGGAGTAAGAGAAAAAGCTAACTTAGTTGATGAAACCATAGACCCAATAGATGCCTTAACAGAAAAATATTTAAATGTAAGTTGTTCTGTTATGACGCCAAACCCAAGGAGATTTGAAGCCTTAGATGAAATGATAGATGAATATGAAATTGATGGAGTAATAGAAGTAGTCCTTCAAGCCTGTCATACATTTAATGTAGAGTCATATAATATAAAAAGGTTTGTAACAGAGAAGAAGGATAAACCATATCTATATATTGAAACAGATTATTCAAAGTTAGATGTGGGGCAGATAAACACCAGAATAAATGCATTTTTGGAGATGATATAA